The nucleotide window AGTGCAGCAATCTGCGGTGGCTGCCTCTATGGGTGGTCTTCCATCTCATTTGCCTTCAAATTCTCAAGGAACCAGTGGTATTCAAGAAGCAACGTCTTCTCATGACAGCAAATCCAGTGGGCGGACAGCACTTCCAGTGGTATGCGATTAATTACTTGTAAATTATTGAGCAGCTATCAAGGGAACATGTTCTATATGCCCTCACCCTATGAGCTATTCCAGATTTCCATTTTCACCCATCGCTTGATTGATGtggtatactccctctgttcctttttagtctgcatataagttttgtctgaagtcaaagtatctctagtttgaccaaacttatagaaaaaagtatgaaCATTCACAATATCAGATGAATTTCGTTAGATTCATTACAGAATGTAGTTCCATGTTACATATATTTGGTATTGTATATGTTGATATTTTTAATATAAATGTGGTCAACCTTTGCACATTTTGACTTGACACAAATCTCATACGCGGAGTAAAAAGGAACGGAGGAAGTGCATAATACACACACTATTAGTTTGCATTGCCCTACACTGCAGCTATCGCAAAGTACTGCTCCCTCTGTTCTGAATCCAGTTAGCTTTTTGTTTTGCAGTCTCCACTATGCAACTTTGACCGTTACTGTTTATATAATTATGTTAGTAAAATATCATCAGATATTTATAATCAATTCCAATGGCATGATTTTCACCTAATCAATTGAAATAGTTTTTATTTATTAGTAGTTGACGAAGAATCAAAGATAGTTGTCATCtgctccctccgtcccaaaataagtgtctttgATTTAGTACAATAAGttgacggagggagtatttttaAACAAAGGTAGTATGCTACTTTCATCATAAAAATTGAAATTGTATGCTCCTATGACAAGTTGACAACTTGTACTCAGTTTCTTTTCTAGTTTAGTAGTCCCATGAGATATACCTAAAACGGATGGCACATGAGTTGTCCTGCTGAGTAGTTCCTCAGATTTTCAGAAAATATTGCAAGGCATGATAAGGGCTGAGAATAGTGTTATTCCTTTGATGTATCGAAGGCGGGGAGCTTTTTACTAGCATTAGTATGTCTACTTTTAGGGAGAGGTTCGGTACTTGCATTTAGATGGGGGGAAatttttgtttttgccactctagattttgccaattttccttatgccactctatattttgacatttcacttttgccactcttagtttttgataattatcacaattgccattcagtggcaaaagcaaaataattttattttgtttttgccactcttagcttttgacaattatcacaattgccactttgaaaattttgcttttgccacgggaatggcaattgtgataattgtcaaaaactaagagtggcaaaagtgaaatgtcaaaatctagagtggcgtaaggaaaattggcaaaatctagagtggcaaaaacaaaattttcccttAGATGGGGGCCATGTGGTTTTTTATGGATATTAGATCATATTTCAGTGGGATATAAGCACTTATCATGCAGAAATACAACTCTATAAATACCTGTAATAATTGCAATTCCTAatcaaagcaaggcatggaaggGCCACAAAAGTATTAATGTCTGTTTTGATGCATTGGGCATGCTGTATCTTGTTAGGCCAACAAGATATATCTGAAGAAACCAGATGGCAGATTATAAAAACTAAAAAAGTACCCGAGAGCATCATTAGCGGGTGGCAAAATCATAGTAGGTATTAGCTTGATTTCTTGTTCTCCATaaaatagtactccctctgtaaagaaatacttcctccgttcctaaatataagtctttctagagatttcaacatgaacgacatacggatgtatatagacatagtatagagtgtagattcactcattttgctccgtatatagtccatattggaatctctaaaaagacttatatttaggaacggagggagtactaacttAGTGATCTAAAAAGtcgtatatttctttacagagggggTATAACGCATGTTCATTGACGTTAACAGCTTGTGTTCATTTTCAACACCATCGCCTAATTGTCAATTGAAGACAAATGTGTCGTCTTTTTAAGAACGTGATAAGCTGATGTTGTCAAAACCATTCCATTAAATGAAATCATTGCATCGGCACATCTAACATCTGATCGAATCTCTGCAGGATTTCTTTACTTCACTATATCCATCAGCAACTCCAGCAATGCCTGGCTGGCAGAGAGCTCCCCAGTCTGGAATGGGATTTGGTATGCAGTATCCTGCTGCAATGGTATTCATTCTCACGATAGCGATTTATATGATTATTATTTGAGATCATTGTCAATATTTGTCTTACAAAAATGTCCTCCCAGTTGCAGGGAATGCATTCATATCCTCAGGCAGCATTTTCTCAACCTACGTATCAACAACCTACATATCAACAACCTATGTATCAGCAACCTACATACCAACAACCTACGTATCAACAGCCTGTATATCAGCAAAATGCGTATCCCCAACCTGCGAAAGCTTCAAACCCTTTTGACCTCGGAAATGAGGCAGCTCCAATTCAAGCTCACATGGTATAACTAGATATTTTCTTTTCTGCATAATATTGGAAAGTAGCATAATTTTGCATTTTTCTCCTCTAATTCAAGTATTTCAATGTTGAGCAAAAAATAATTGTTAAGTGAATCAGTTTGAAACACTTCCTGCTTTACCTTGATTATCCACATTAACTTGTTGGTTTCTTGCTTAGTGTTAACTATGTACATCGTTTGTTCTATTAACTCATTTTTGTTGTGGCCTTGAGCAGTCCCTATCTGGACCACTGGGAGCATCAGCAGGCGCTACTAACCCAACATTAGTTGGTAACTCTAGTTTTGGAGTTCCACCTCAGCAGCCTCAGCAGATGTATCGGCCATCTGTACATCAAAGTATTTACTTAGTTCCTCATCACCATCTCTACACTGTTGCTCTTTATTATTACTATTACTACTTTGACATGCGGTACTAATTTGTGTTTGGACTTCAGACCATTACATGATGCAGCATGTTTCAAACAACATGCCTGAGCAGCTACCTAATGGCATGCTTCCAAGGTGAGCTATACTTGTTATCAGTATATCCTGTAAGTTGAAATGTTAGTGCTACGCTTTGCATATGAGCTCAGTTTAATTATTATTTCCAACTATTCTATACCACATCTTAGTCATATATAATATAGGTAACAAAAAATAGCACCCACCTTAAATAGGGAACTAGAACTCGCTGAACTGTCAGTTCTGGCCATTGGGTCATATTGGATGGTTGAGATAAACCACTGAATGCCACCAGCTTTCAAAGCAATCATGTGATTATTTTATCTTCATCCTACTAGCACCCCACTTGCAGTGGCATGGGTGGTCCTTGTTTGCATCTTCAAATTTGATAAGAGCGATCAAGGCTGTATGTTTATTGTGATCTTTCTGGCAATACAGGCAACAAGGAGGTGCTGGTTCCCTCGGCATCGGCTATGATCAACAAGCTGCTCCTAGGTATTCCCAGCCAAACACCCCACCTTCCTATGGTGCTGTGGGTGGAAATCCTTTTGGGTAAAAGGCTTATCAAATGTGGACATACCATTTTACCTGTTTATGGTATCTTGTGTATCTTCAGACCACTGGTTTGTGGTGCCCACTGCCCAGTGAGATCAGAATGCACAAAGCCCTGGAGAAAATTTGTTTCATATTACTGGTTATGTGTTTGTCACTGTAGCTCCATGTAACTTGATCTGGAAGGTGGAAGCGACGTGGGGCATAAGCTTCAGGAGCAGGAGTTCTGCGGTTCTTCTAGCCCCTATTTTCTTGTATATTTGTGTTTGGTGTTCTGTATGCGTTGCGTCCGGTGTATATTCAGAGACCCTATGCCTTGTATGGTTTTTGATTGGGATCTTTCAAGCGGCCATATCTGATAGTGTACTTAGTTCAGAATGTTATTTTTAGTCCAGCTGGCTATTTCAATTTTAATGTTTATTGCAATGCATGATTGAAGGATGTATAATTGTGATTAATCAGTTGTTTTAGTCTCACGCTATTATTGCATTATATGGATCCTTTCTTGCAGGCATGGTTTATTTTTCTTGCTATTTCTTGAGAGGAACGATCTATACACACCAGTTTGAACAACAAATACCCTTGGTTTGGACTTTGCCTGCTTGTTCCCTCCGAGCCCTGGGGTTGGTACTTGGCTCCGGTGCAGACTTAGAGCTTGATCATGTATCCGTACAAAAACTACCCCCTCTGATCCAAAATTATTTTATTTTGGATCGAAGGGAGTACCATTTATAGAAAGTTTGGGCAGAAAAACATCTGTGGAATAAATTTATAGGATCTTGTAAACTTGACCCGAACTTCCCATTGGCTAAGGGAGTTTTGCCTCCCCCTCGCCGGAGGCTGTCACGCGTGTCACGTACTATTGGGGCCTAGCCATTATTTAGTTTTatttaataaaaataaaaacataTTTAGGGGAAGAAGTTTACGGGATCTGCCAAAAGTAGCTCTCAGGAAACTTTTGGGGGAGTGTTTTAGAGGAAttgttggagttgctcttaggcCCGACCTTGCTGCGTCAACCCTCTCGGAGCAGCCTGTGAAGGTGGTGTGCCAAGCCTGAAGCGCCGCTTGATCATTAGGACGGAAAAGGAAACTGCCTCATGGGGTATAGGGACCGATTTAAGCCATTCCTGATGATTGCGGAGACAACCTCCTGTGAGGAGTAATGCCACATCGGAGATTCTCGATGGAACAGGGGAAGAAAGCGTTGCTCTAGAAGTCCAGGGCCACATCCCAAGCCAACCTCGACCCTTGCTGATGATGTGCAACAGTGGGGTGGGTCAGGGTGATGGTAGAACCACTAAAATTGACAGTTCTTGGGAAGTTGGATGTATCCTCCGCCGGGTAATTTTGATGCTGCTTGGAACATATGCAAAATCCTATTATCCCGACTTCCCATCATGGGAAGGCCTCTTCATCTTTCCGCAACTCGAATAAGTGCCGCCAGAGGCTCGGCTTGGGTTCCGTGCCTAGTCGCGCCTCACTTAGGTGGGCGAAAACCGAGAGCATTGCGAAGGCAAAGGGATCCAACAAAGTCAGCTCGATCTTATAGAAATCCAAGACCGCAAAAGAATCCACCGAAGACAGCCCGATCCAACGGGCTATATGTCGACGGCCTTATCATCATcggctccgacgaggaagaaaggTCGCGCTTCAAGGGCGAGATGAATGCAATGTTTGAGATGAGCGATTGAGCTACTACTTGGCATCGAGGTGTGCCAGCATGTTGGAGACATCGCCCTTTGCCAGGTGCTTAAGCCTGTTAAATATCTTGTATTCCAAGTCATATAAGTAAGAGATAGGTTGTTAGAGTTAGACTTTTCCTTTAAGTTTTGCTATCTCTTCTCCCTATCTTGATTCCTCTCTGTAACGTGGATTGCACATCCTGTAAACCGTCACGATGTAAAGTCTCATGACGACCCTCTCGTTGCAATCAATATAAACCTGCTGGCTCTCCTCTGGAGGGCTGAGACTCTTCatcattgttggaaatatgctctagatGCAATAATATTAGTATTATCACATTTCTATGTTCATAATTAAGTTTATATTTCTATGCTATAATTGCATTGGTTCTTGAATATGAGTCTCATAGGAAAATCACAATTGCATGTGTGGAGACATAAACACCAAGATGATCCCTAGTCatgcctctaagactagctcatgTATTGATGATGATCTTGTTTTCCTGATAATGAACATTGTTATAGTAACAAGGATGATATCAATAATGAGAACACATTGAACAATGGTGTTGGATAGACCCAACTTATACCAAGAGATGTCATCGTTGCTAAGTTATCGACACTTCATATATGTTTTTCATGTTTGCATtgttccttagaccatgagaaaTATTGTATACCAACATAGCGGATGGTTACTTTGGGGTTTACCACATGTCACTCTGTAAATGGATGTGAATAAATGTGACTTACGGGTATACTAGAAACGTATGTCTCGATAGAGATAGTCCAAGACTAGGATTTGCTCCTCCCACAATAGAGAGATACTCTCTGGGCCCACTGCATGTTACTGTGTCATTATTGTCTGGCCAGACACTTGTGATTATGATCAAGAGATACCAGAACACGGACATGAGTAAAGAGAACGAAACCGGTATAGTGATAGGAGTTGATCACGGGGATACCGATAATCTCTCCTTGGGTTTCGTAAACCTATCGCAAAGCAAAGGGAATGGTATTCGTAAACAAAGGTTTTCTCGAGAACTTCTTGAATATACGAGAGTTAATAAGAGTGACGAGATCCCGCTATTAACTATtgaccggaaggggttcc belongs to Triticum urartu cultivar G1812 unplaced genomic scaffold, Tu2.1 TuUngrouped_contig_8346, whole genome shotgun sequence and includes:
- the LOC125531901 gene encoding prion-like-(Q/N-rich) domain-bearing protein 96 isoform X2 encodes the protein MGGLPSHLPSNSQGTSGIQEATSSHDSKSSGRTALPVDFFTSLYPSATPAMPGWQRAPQSGMGFGMQYPAAMGMHSYPQAAFSQPTYQQPTYQQPMYQQPTYQQPTYQQPVYQQNAYPQPAKASNPFDLGNEAAPIQAHMSLSGPLGASAGATNPTLVGNSSFGVPPQQPQQMYRPSVHQNHYMMQHVSNNMPEQLPNGMLPRQQGGAGSLGIGYDQQAAPRYSQPNTPPSYGAVGGNPFG
- the LOC125531901 gene encoding altered inheritance of mitochondria protein 3-like isoform X1 encodes the protein MGGLPSHLPSNSQGTSGIQEATSSHDSKSSGRTALPVDFFTSLYPSATPAMPGWQRAPQSGMGFGMQYPAAMLQGMHSYPQAAFSQPTYQQPTYQQPMYQQPTYQQPTYQQPVYQQNAYPQPAKASNPFDLGNEAAPIQAHMSLSGPLGASAGATNPTLVGNSSFGVPPQQPQQMYRPSVHQNHYMMQHVSNNMPEQLPNGMLPRQQGGAGSLGIGYDQQAAPRYSQPNTPPSYGAVGGNPFG